The Chaetodon auriga isolate fChaAug3 chromosome 3, fChaAug3.hap1, whole genome shotgun sequence genome has a window encoding:
- the klhl30 gene encoding kelch-like protein 30: protein MVRNVDDLDFCLSSHPQSILEGLRSLCSHPKLVDVTLSAGGRDFPCHRGVLALCSTYFRCMFSGDFVESIAARVELHDVDPDILSCLLDFAYTGKLTINQSNVEGLICTSSQLQFQTVRAVCSRYLQHQIDATNCLGILEFGAIHGCPEVMAKAWAFLLENFEAVQQGEEFLLLGKDRLVACLSDEGLQIRSECARVEAILKWVRHHKESRLCHLPELLTLSRLSLLSLDYLADTLLKDSLVEASPSSREAVEKTYREKMDLAPEYRDRLNSLSPQPNLQEVLFVMGGRSLDDSDDEDDSDEEQDRDPRLQRLLLRNCAFYNTKTKQWHELPNFPNPNKWGFSMVSLNNDVYVTGGSRGSNTNTWSTTETWKYITREGRWVTVAPMLRPRTNHTSATLNGEIYVIGGTTADRVEVEHYDPYSDTWALTCPALKYVTNFTATACHGKLYVIGSCAVKYNALTMQCYNPVIDSWVSICAPFIPKYLSSPRSVCVDGTIYLVADNTKKVYSYDPEANMWQKVQLLHMLHENGGLVTLDGKLFVTGGHWKGMEGDYGVEVEIYNRATNTWEVECYLPRLWFYSGVCTIFLDPSQWPDLFPTDST, encoded by the exons ATGGTGCGGAACGTGGATGACCTGGACTTCTGCCTGTCCTCCCATCCTCAGAGCATCCTGGAGGGCTTGCGCTCCCTCTGCTCTCACCCCAAACTGGTCGATGTGACGCTGAGCGCCGGCGGTCGGGACTTCCCCTGTCACCGCGGCGTGCTGGCCCTCTGCAGCACGTACTTCCGCTGCATGTTCTCAGGGGACTTCGTGGAGAGCATAGCTGCACGTGTGGAGCTTCATGATGTCGATCCTGATATACTCAGCTGCTTGTTGGACTTCGCATACACAGGCAAACTGACCATCAACCAGAGCAACGTGGAGGGCTTGATCTGCACCTCCAGCCAGCTGCAGTTCCAGACGGTGAGAGCCGTGTGCAGCCGATACCTCCAGCACCAGATTGATGCAACCAACTGCCTGGGGATCCTGGAGTTCGGGGCGATCCATGGCTGCCCTGAGGTGATGGCCAAAGCATGGGCCTTCCTCTTGGAGAACTTTGAAGCTGTTCAACAAGGTGAGGAGTTTCTACTGTTGGGAAAGGACAGGTTGGTCGCCTGCCTCTCTGACGAAGGACTGCAAATCCGGTCGGAGTGCGCCCGTGTGGAGGCCATCCTGAAATGGGTGAGGCACCACAAGGAGTCTCGGCTCTGCCACCTCCCTGAACTCCTCACCTTGTCCCGTCTCTCCCTGCTCAGCCTGGACTACTTGGCCGACACCTTGCTGAAGGACAGTCTGGTGGAGGCCTctcccagcagcagagaagctgtGGAAAAAACTTACAGAGAG AAAATGGATTTGGCACCAGAATATAGAGACAGACTGAACTCTCTGAGTCCACAACCGAACCTGCAAGAGGTGCTGTTTGTAATGGGAGGCCGTTCGCTGGATGACTcggatgatgaagatgactcagatgaagagcaggacagagaccCAAGACTGCAAAGACTGCTGCTGAGGAACTGCGCCTTCTACAACACGAAGACaa aacaGTGGCATGAGCTCCCGAATTTCCCCAACCCCAACAAGTGGGGCTTCTCCATGGTCTCTTTAAACAATGATGTGTATGTCACAG GGGGCTCACGAGGTTCGAATACCAACACCTGGTCGACCACAGAGACCTGGAAGTACATCACAAGAGAGGGGAGGTGGGTTACCGTGGCACCCATGCTCCGGCCTCGGACTAACCACACTTCGGCAACGCTCAACGGGGAGATTTACGTCATTGGAG GTACGACGGCAGATCGTGTTGAAGTCGAGCATTATGACCCGTACAGCGACACCTGGGCCTTGACGTGCCCCGCCTTAAAATATGTGACTAACTTCACCGCCACAGCGTGTCATGGGAAGCTCTATGTGATCGGCTCCTGTGCTGTGAAGTACAACGCTTTGACCATGCAGTGTTACAACCCCGTTATAG ataGCTGGGTCAGCATATGTGCACCCTTCATCCCCAAGTATTTGTCCTCTCCTCGATCTGTCTGTGTGGATGGAACTATATATCTGGTTGCTGATAACACTAAGAAAGTCTACTCTTATGACCCAGAGGCAAACATGTGGCAGAAG gtCCAGCTTCTCCACATGCTCCATGAGAATGGCGGCCTGGTGACGCTGGATGGCAAGCTGTTTGTCACCGGAGGCCATTGGAAAGGTATGGAGGGGGACTACGGGGTGGAAGTGGAGATTTACAACCGAGCGACCAACACCTGGGAGGTGGAGTGCTACCTGCCAAGACTCTGGTTCTACAGCGGAGTCTGTACCATCTTCCTTGATCCATCCCAGTGGCCAGACCTCTTCCCCACAGACTCAACATAA